A window of the Streptomyces albireticuli genome harbors these coding sequences:
- a CDS encoding DUF1918 domain-containing protein → MHASKGDRLVTHGRVVGEHDRVVEIVEVLGPNGTPPFRVRAENGHETIMSPGPDTSVDHRRQSTDQV, encoded by the coding sequence ATGCATGCGAGCAAGGGCGACCGGTTGGTGACGCACGGCCGCGTGGTCGGGGAGCACGACCGCGTCGTGGAGATCGTGGAGGTCCTGGGGCCGAACGGGACCCCGCCGTTCCGTGTCCGCGCCGAGAACGGACACGAGACGATCATGTCCCCGGGCCCCGACACCTCGGTGGACCACCGCCGTCAGTCCACCGACCAGGTCTAG
- a CDS encoding RNA-binding S4 domain-containing protein: MAEDEGPVRVDSWIWSVRLTKTRSLAATACRAGHVRVNGERVKPAQAVRPGDEVRLRLAGHERIVVVSRLVRKRVGAPVAAECYVDNSPPPPPREQVAVAAVRDRGAGRPTKRDRRELERLQGR; encoded by the coding sequence ATGGCTGAAGACGAGGGGCCCGTGCGGGTCGACAGCTGGATCTGGTCCGTGCGGCTCACGAAGACGCGCTCGCTGGCCGCGACGGCCTGCCGCGCGGGTCACGTGCGGGTCAACGGCGAGCGGGTCAAGCCCGCGCAGGCCGTGCGCCCCGGTGACGAGGTGCGGCTGCGCCTGGCCGGGCACGAGCGGATCGTGGTCGTCTCCCGGCTCGTCCGCAAGCGGGTCGGCGCCCCGGTGGCCGCCGAGTGCTACGTCGACAACAGCCCGCCGCCCCCGCCGCGCGAGCAGGTCGCGGTGGCGGCCGTGCGCGACCGCGGCGCCGGGCGCCCGACCAAGCGCGACCGGCGCGAGCTGGAGCGGCTCCAGGGCCGCTGA
- a CDS encoding NAD(P)-dependent oxidoreductase, with translation MRITVFGAAGNVGSRVVTEALGRGHEVTAVVRREARFPELPAAAHARTGDAADPRDVARLAAGQDVVVTATRPAQGSEGDLLTTTEGLLTGLSGTGVRLLVVGGAGSLTVPGTGGTTVADAPDFPPSWRPIALACNAQLAACRAATEVDWTYLSPPALLEPGTRTGRYRLGTDELIVDAKGESAVSMEDLAVALLDEAENPRHRRTRFTVGY, from the coding sequence ATGCGCATCACCGTGTTCGGAGCGGCCGGCAACGTCGGGAGCCGCGTGGTCACCGAGGCCCTCGGCCGGGGCCACGAGGTCACCGCCGTCGTCCGCCGCGAGGCCCGCTTCCCCGAGCTGCCCGCCGCCGCCCACGCCCGCACCGGCGACGCGGCCGACCCGCGGGACGTGGCCCGGCTCGCCGCCGGCCAGGACGTGGTCGTCACCGCGACCCGGCCGGCCCAGGGCAGCGAGGGCGACCTGCTCACGACCACCGAGGGGCTGCTGACCGGGCTGTCCGGGACCGGGGTCCGCCTCCTGGTCGTCGGCGGCGCGGGCAGCCTCACCGTGCCCGGTACCGGCGGCACGACCGTGGCCGACGCCCCGGACTTCCCGCCCTCCTGGCGGCCCATAGCCCTGGCCTGCAACGCCCAGCTGGCCGCCTGCCGCGCCGCCACCGAGGTGGACTGGACGTACCTGAGCCCGCCCGCCCTCCTGGAGCCGGGCACCCGCACGGGCCGCTACCGCCTGGGCACGGACGAGCTGATCGTCGACGCCAAGGGCGAGTCGGCCGTCTCGATGGAGGACCTGGCCGTGGCGCTCCTGGACGAGGCCGAGAACCCCCGGCACCGGCGGACGCGGTTCACCGTCGGGTACTGA
- a CDS encoding EamA family transporter, giving the protein MLSNRFGTVALTALAPAIWGTTYLATTELLPPGRPLLAAVVRALPAGLVLVAATRRLPSGIWWWRALVLGALNIGAFFALLFVAAYRLPGGVAATIGALQPLFVALLAAGLLGERLTRRTLLTAVAGVAGVSLLVLRADARLDALGVAAAAGGAVVMATGVVLSKRWVSPAPLLATTGWQLVAGGVLLLPVALLVEGPPPASLSTANLAGYGYLTAVGSALAYALWFRGIRELSPTQVTFLGLLSPLVATALGLAALGQGLTWAQAAGGLVILAALVVAQRRPAPGARPPAGPAGAPRAAVPARSAR; this is encoded by the coding sequence GTGCTAAGCAATCGATTCGGGACCGTCGCACTGACCGCCCTCGCGCCCGCCATCTGGGGTACGACCTATCTGGCCACCACCGAGCTGCTGCCGCCCGGCCGGCCGCTGCTGGCCGCCGTGGTGCGGGCCCTGCCCGCCGGGCTGGTCCTCGTCGCCGCGACCCGGCGGCTGCCGAGCGGGATCTGGTGGTGGCGGGCGCTGGTACTGGGCGCGCTCAACATCGGGGCGTTCTTCGCCCTGCTCTTCGTCGCCGCCTACCGGCTGCCGGGCGGGGTCGCCGCCACCATCGGCGCCCTCCAGCCCCTCTTCGTGGCCCTCCTCGCCGCCGGCCTGCTCGGTGAGCGCCTGACCCGGCGCACCCTGCTCACCGCCGTCGCGGGGGTGGCGGGCGTCAGCCTCCTCGTCCTCCGGGCCGACGCCCGGCTGGACGCCCTCGGGGTGGCCGCGGCGGCGGGCGGCGCGGTCGTCATGGCCACGGGCGTCGTACTCAGCAAGCGGTGGGTCTCCCCCGCGCCGCTGCTCGCGACGACCGGCTGGCAGCTGGTCGCGGGCGGGGTCCTGCTGCTGCCCGTCGCGCTCCTGGTCGAGGGCCCGCCGCCGGCCTCGCTGAGCACCGCCAACCTGGCCGGCTACGGCTATCTGACGGCCGTCGGCTCGGCCCTCGCGTACGCCCTGTGGTTCCGGGGCATCCGCGAGCTGTCCCCCACCCAGGTCACCTTCCTCGGGCTGCTCAGCCCGCTGGTGGCCACGGCACTGGGCCTGGCCGCCCTCGGCCAGGGGCTCACCTGGGCCCAGGCGGCGGGCGGGCTCGTCATCCTCGCCGCGCTCGTGGTGGCGCAGCGGCGGCCCGCTCCCGGGGCCCGGCCCCCGGCCGGCCCCGCCGGCGCGCCCCGCGCCGCGGTGCCCGCCCGCTCGGCCCGCTGA
- a CDS encoding MarR family winged helix-turn-helix transcriptional regulator — MTDHVDRVLEQWRARRPDLDASPMAVIGRLSRLSRLVDAELRRTFTAHGLDAASFDVLATLRRSNAEHRLTPAELMRSSMVTSGAITQRLDRLEARGLVTRTPSASDGRSMVVSLTEEGLTLIDRVLPDHIATEERLLAGLDRDERDALADSLRKLLESLGGKPA, encoded by the coding sequence ATGACAGATCACGTCGACCGAGTACTGGAACAGTGGCGCGCGCGCCGCCCCGACCTCGACGCCTCGCCCATGGCGGTCATCGGCCGCCTCTCGCGGCTCTCCCGCCTGGTCGACGCCGAGCTGCGCCGCACGTTCACCGCGCACGGGCTGGACGCCGCCTCGTTCGACGTCCTCGCCACCCTGCGCCGCAGCAACGCCGAGCACCGCCTGACGCCCGCCGAGCTGATGCGGTCGTCGATGGTCACCTCGGGGGCGATCACCCAGCGCCTCGACCGCCTGGAGGCCCGCGGCCTGGTGACCCGCACCCCCAGCGCCTCGGACGGCCGCAGCATGGTCGTCTCCCTCACCGAGGAGGGCCTCACCCTCATCGACCGGGTGCTGCCCGACCACATCGCCACCGAGGAACGCCTGCTGGCCGGCCTGGACCGGGACGAGCGGGACGCCCTCGCCGACTCGCTCCGGAAGCTGCTGGAGTCCCTCGGCGGGAAGCCGGCCTGA
- a CDS encoding NADP-dependent isocitrate dehydrogenase has translation MTDSTIIYTHTDEAPALATHSFLPVIQAYARAAGVTVETRDISLAGRIIAGFPEFLEESQRIEDALAELGELAKTPGANIIKLPNISASIPQLKAAVAELQAQGYALPDYPDDPKTEQDKDVRARYDKVKGSAVNPVLREGNSDRRAPASVKNYAKTHPHRMGAWSSDSKTNVATMGADDFRSTEKSAVIAEAGTLRIELAAEDGTTTVLRESVPVLAGEVVDASVMRVAALREFLTAQIARAKAEGVLFSVHLKATMMKVSDPIVFGHVVRAFFPKTFAKYGEALVAAGLSPNDGLGTILKGLESVPHLGTEISASFEAELAEGPALAMVDSDKGITNLHVPSDVIVDASMPAMIRTSGHMWGPDGQEADTLAVLPDSSYAGVYQAVIEDCRAHGAFDPSTMGSVPNVGLMAQKAEEYGSHDKTFEIAAAGTVRVVDAAGAVVLEQAVNAGDIFRMCQAKDAPIRDWVKLAVTRARAAGAPAVFWLDENRAHDARLIEKVKAYLPEHDTEGLRIEIMSPVEATKFSLERIRRGEDTISVTGNVLRDYLTDLFPILELGTSAKMLSVVPLMNGGGLFETGAGGSAPKHVQQLVKENYLRWDSLGEFFALAASFEHLAQTTGNARAQVLADTLDRATATFLNEDKSPSRRLGGIDNRGSHFYLALYWAQELAAQSDDAQLAEAFTALAKSLAEQERTIVDELIAVQGSPADIGGYYQPSVEKAAAVMRPSATFNEALATLA, from the coding sequence GTGACTGACTCGACCATCATCTATACGCACACCGACGAGGCTCCGGCCCTGGCGACGCATTCCTTCCTGCCCGTGATCCAGGCGTACGCCCGGGCGGCCGGCGTCACCGTGGAAACCCGTGACATCTCTCTGGCCGGGCGCATCATCGCCGGCTTCCCCGAGTTCCTCGAGGAGAGCCAGCGCATCGAGGACGCCCTCGCCGAGCTGGGCGAGCTCGCCAAGACGCCGGGCGCGAACATCATCAAGCTGCCGAACATCTCGGCCTCGATCCCGCAGCTGAAGGCCGCGGTCGCCGAGCTCCAGGCGCAGGGCTACGCGCTGCCGGACTACCCGGACGACCCGAAGACCGAGCAGGACAAGGACGTCCGCGCGCGCTACGACAAGGTCAAGGGCAGCGCCGTCAACCCGGTCCTGCGCGAGGGCAACTCCGACCGCCGCGCCCCCGCCTCGGTCAAGAACTACGCCAAGACCCACCCGCACCGCATGGGTGCCTGGAGCTCCGACTCCAAGACCAATGTCGCGACCATGGGCGCCGACGACTTCCGTTCCACCGAGAAGTCCGCGGTGATCGCCGAGGCCGGCACGCTGCGCATCGAGCTGGCGGCGGAGGACGGCACCACCACCGTGCTGCGCGAGTCCGTGCCCGTCCTCGCCGGTGAGGTCGTCGACGCCTCCGTGATGCGCGTCGCCGCGCTGCGCGAGTTCCTGACGGCGCAGATCGCCCGCGCCAAGGCCGAGGGCGTGCTGTTCTCGGTGCACCTGAAGGCCACGATGATGAAGGTCTCCGACCCGATCGTCTTCGGCCACGTGGTGCGCGCCTTCTTCCCGAAGACCTTCGCGAAGTACGGCGAGGCCCTCGTCGCGGCCGGCCTGTCCCCCAACGACGGCCTCGGCACCATCCTCAAGGGCCTGGAGTCCGTGCCGCACCTGGGCACGGAGATCTCGGCGTCCTTCGAGGCCGAGCTCGCCGAGGGCCCGGCCCTGGCGATGGTCGACTCCGACAAGGGCATCACCAACCTGCACGTCCCGAGCGACGTCATCGTCGACGCCTCCATGCCGGCCATGATCCGCACCTCCGGCCACATGTGGGGCCCGGACGGCCAGGAGGCGGACACCCTCGCGGTGCTCCCCGACAGCAGCTACGCCGGCGTCTACCAGGCCGTGATCGAGGACTGCCGTGCCCACGGCGCCTTCGACCCGTCGACGATGGGCTCGGTCCCGAACGTCGGCCTGATGGCGCAGAAGGCCGAGGAGTACGGCAGCCACGACAAGACCTTCGAGATCGCCGCCGCGGGCACCGTCCGCGTCGTCGACGCCGCGGGCGCCGTCGTGCTGGAGCAGGCCGTGAACGCCGGCGACATCTTCCGCATGTGCCAGGCCAAGGACGCGCCGATCCGCGACTGGGTCAAGCTGGCCGTCACCCGCGCCCGCGCCGCCGGCGCCCCGGCCGTGTTCTGGCTCGACGAGAACCGCGCGCACGACGCGCGGCTCATCGAGAAGGTCAAGGCGTACCTGCCGGAGCACGACACCGAGGGTCTGCGGATCGAGATCATGTCGCCCGTCGAGGCGACGAAGTTCTCGCTGGAGCGCATCCGCCGCGGCGAGGACACGATCTCCGTCACCGGCAACGTCCTGCGTGACTACCTGACCGACCTGTTCCCGATCCTGGAGCTCGGCACGAGCGCCAAGATGCTGTCGGTCGTCCCGCTGATGAACGGCGGCGGCCTGTTCGAGACCGGCGCCGGCGGCTCCGCGCCGAAGCACGTCCAGCAGCTGGTCAAGGAGAACTACCTGCGCTGGGACAGCCTGGGCGAGTTCTTCGCGCTCGCGGCGAGCTTCGAGCACCTCGCGCAGACCACGGGCAACGCGCGCGCCCAGGTGCTCGCCGACACCCTCGACCGCGCCACGGCCACGTTCCTCAACGAGGACAAGTCGCCGAGCCGCCGCCTCGGTGGCATCGACAACCGCGGCAGCCACTTCTACCTGGCGCTCTACTGGGCCCAGGAGCTGGCGGCGCAGAGCGACGACGCCCAGCTCGCGGAGGCGTTCACCGCGCTCGCCAAGTCGCTGGCCGAGCAGGAGCGGACGATCGTCGACGAGCTGATCGCCGTCCAGGGCTCGCCGGCCGACATCGGCGGCTACTACCAGCCGTCCGTCGAGAAGGCCGCGGCCGTCATGCGCCCGTCGGCGACCTTCAACGAGGCGCTCGCGACCCTCGCCTGA
- the argC gene encoding N-acetyl-gamma-glutamyl-phosphate reductase encodes MAIHAAVAGASGYAGGEVLRLLLGHPEVRIGALTAHSSAGQRLGSVQPHLPPLAGRVLAETSAETLAGHDVVFLALPHGQSAAVAERLGEDVLVVDCGADFRLKDAADWERFYGVPHAGTWPYGLPELPGGREALRGTKRIAVPGCYPTAVSLALLPAYAAGLAEPEAVIVAASGTSGAGKAAKPHLLGSEVMGSMSPYGVGGGHRHTPEMVQNLSAAAGERVTVSFTPTLAPMPRGILATCSAKARPGVTAESLRSAYDKAFADEPFVHLLPAGQWPSTGAVTGSNTALVQVALDAAAGRIVVVSAIDNLTKGTAGGAVQSMNIALGLPEELGLPTCGVAP; translated from the coding sequence ATGGCAATCCATGCGGCAGTGGCAGGAGCGAGCGGATACGCGGGCGGTGAGGTGCTGCGCCTGCTGCTCGGCCACCCCGAGGTCCGTATCGGCGCGCTGACCGCGCACTCCAGCGCCGGGCAGCGGCTCGGATCGGTGCAGCCGCACCTGCCGCCGCTCGCCGGCCGGGTGCTGGCGGAGACCTCCGCCGAGACCCTCGCCGGGCACGACGTCGTCTTCCTCGCCCTGCCCCACGGCCAGTCCGCCGCCGTCGCCGAGCGGCTCGGCGAGGACGTGCTGGTCGTGGACTGCGGCGCCGACTTCCGGCTCAAGGACGCGGCGGACTGGGAGCGGTTCTACGGGGTGCCGCACGCGGGCACCTGGCCGTACGGCCTGCCCGAGCTGCCCGGCGGCCGCGAGGCCCTGCGCGGCACCAAGCGGATAGCCGTGCCGGGGTGCTACCCCACGGCCGTCTCCCTCGCCCTCCTCCCCGCCTACGCCGCCGGCCTCGCCGAGCCCGAGGCCGTGATCGTCGCCGCGTCCGGCACCTCCGGCGCCGGCAAGGCCGCCAAGCCGCACCTCCTCGGCAGCGAGGTCATGGGATCCATGAGCCCGTACGGCGTCGGCGGCGGCCACCGCCACACCCCCGAGATGGTCCAGAACCTCTCGGCCGCCGCCGGTGAGCGCGTCACCGTCTCCTTCACGCCCACCCTCGCGCCGATGCCCCGCGGCATCCTCGCCACGTGCAGCGCCAAGGCCCGCCCGGGCGTCACCGCCGAGAGCCTCCGGTCGGCCTACGACAAGGCCTTCGCGGACGAGCCGTTCGTCCACCTCCTCCCCGCGGGGCAGTGGCCGTCCACCGGCGCCGTCACCGGCTCCAACACCGCCCTGGTCCAGGTGGCGCTCGACGCGGCCGCGGGCCGGATCGTCGTCGTCAGCGCGATCGACAACCTCACCAAGGGCACCGCCGGCGGCGCGGTGCAGAGCATGAACATCGCCCTCGGACTCCCCGAGGAGCTGGGGCTGCCCACCTGCGGGGTGGCGCCGTGA
- the argJ gene encoding bifunctional glutamate N-acetyltransferase/amino-acid acetyltransferase ArgJ yields MSVTAAKGFTAAGVAAGIKESGNPDLALVVNEGPRLAAAGVFTANRVKAAPVLWSEQVVKGGAISAVVLNSGGANACTGPRGFQDTHATAEKAAEALGHSAGEIAVASTGLIGVYLPMDKLLPGIEKAAAGLSPHGGEKAAIAIKTTDTVHKTAVAEGDGWVVGGMAKGAGMLAPGLATMLVVLTTDADVDAPALDRALRAATRTTFDRVDSDGCMSTNDTVLLLASGASGVEPAADAFAEAVRSVCDDLARQLIGDAEGASKDIRIEVINAASEDDAVEVGRSLARNNLLKCAIHGEDPNWGRVLSAIGTTSAVFDPDRLNVAINDVWVCRDGSIGDDRDLVDMRYREVRITADLAAGSETAVIWANDLTADYVHENSAYSS; encoded by the coding sequence GTGAGCGTGACCGCAGCAAAGGGATTCACGGCGGCCGGCGTCGCCGCGGGGATCAAGGAGAGCGGCAACCCCGATCTCGCCCTGGTGGTGAACGAAGGGCCACGGCTGGCGGCCGCGGGCGTCTTCACCGCCAACCGGGTCAAGGCGGCCCCCGTCCTGTGGTCCGAGCAGGTCGTCAAGGGCGGCGCGATCTCCGCCGTCGTCCTCAACTCCGGCGGCGCGAACGCCTGTACCGGACCGCGGGGCTTCCAGGACACCCACGCCACCGCCGAGAAGGCCGCCGAGGCCCTCGGGCACAGCGCGGGGGAGATCGCCGTGGCCTCCACCGGGCTGATCGGTGTGTACCTGCCGATGGACAAGCTGCTGCCCGGCATCGAGAAGGCCGCCGCCGGACTCTCCCCGCACGGCGGCGAGAAGGCCGCCATCGCCATCAAGACCACCGACACCGTCCACAAGACCGCCGTGGCGGAAGGGGACGGCTGGGTCGTGGGCGGCATGGCCAAGGGCGCCGGCATGCTCGCCCCCGGCCTCGCCACCATGCTCGTCGTCCTCACCACCGACGCCGACGTCGACGCCCCCGCCCTCGACCGGGCCCTGCGCGCGGCCACCCGCACGACCTTCGACCGCGTCGACTCCGACGGCTGCATGTCCACCAACGACACGGTCCTGCTGCTCGCCTCCGGGGCCTCCGGCGTGGAGCCCGCGGCCGACGCCTTCGCCGAGGCGGTGCGCAGCGTCTGCGACGACCTCGCCCGCCAGCTGATCGGCGACGCCGAAGGCGCCTCCAAGGACATCCGCATCGAGGTGATCAACGCCGCGAGCGAGGACGACGCGGTGGAGGTGGGCCGCTCCCTCGCCCGGAACAACCTGCTCAAGTGCGCGATCCACGGTGAGGACCCGAACTGGGGGCGGGTGCTGTCCGCGATCGGCACGACCTCCGCGGTCTTCGACCCGGACCGGCTCAACGTGGCCATCAACGACGTCTGGGTCTGCCGCGACGGCTCCATCGGCGACGACCGCGACCTCGTCGACATGCGCTACCGCGAGGTGCGCATCACCGCCGATCTGGCCGCCGGCAGCGAGACCGCCGTCATCTGGGCCAACGACCTGACCGCCGACTACGTCCACGAGAACAGCGCGTACTCCTCATGA
- the argB gene encoding acetylglutamate kinase, translating into MTIPDATAGATRRHTALPKARILVEALPWLTRHHGKTVVIKFGGNAMVDDELKAAFAQDVVFLRHAGLKPVVVHGGGPQISAQLERHGLVSEFKAGLRVTTPEAMDVVRMVLAGQVQRELVGLLNAHGPLAVGMTGEDAHTLTATKHLPEIDGERVDIGRVGEISAIDTGALQALLDDGRIPVVSSIARSADDGHVYNVNADTAAAALAAALGAETLMVLTDVEGLYEDWPHSDEVISRLTASELERLLPELASGMVPKMEGCLHAVRNGVTTARVIDGRVQHSILLEIFTDEGIGTMVVPDGHDEVERKGDQ; encoded by the coding sequence ATGACGATCCCCGACGCCACCGCGGGCGCCACCCGTAGGCACACCGCCCTCCCCAAGGCCCGCATCCTCGTCGAGGCGCTGCCCTGGCTCACGCGCCACCACGGCAAGACCGTCGTCATCAAGTTCGGCGGCAACGCCATGGTCGACGACGAGCTCAAGGCCGCCTTCGCCCAGGACGTCGTCTTCCTGCGGCACGCCGGCCTCAAGCCCGTCGTCGTGCACGGCGGCGGCCCGCAGATCAGCGCCCAGCTGGAGCGGCACGGCCTGGTCAGCGAGTTCAAGGCGGGCCTGCGGGTCACCACCCCCGAGGCCATGGACGTCGTCCGGATGGTCCTCGCCGGACAGGTCCAGCGCGAGCTCGTCGGCCTGCTCAACGCCCACGGCCCGCTCGCCGTCGGCATGACCGGCGAGGACGCCCACACCCTCACCGCCACCAAGCACCTGCCCGAGATCGACGGCGAGCGCGTGGACATCGGCCGGGTCGGCGAGATCTCCGCGATCGACACCGGCGCCCTCCAGGCGCTGCTCGACGACGGCCGGATCCCGGTGGTCTCCTCCATCGCCCGCAGCGCCGACGACGGGCACGTCTACAACGTGAACGCCGACACGGCCGCCGCCGCCCTCGCCGCGGCCCTCGGCGCCGAGACCCTGATGGTCCTCACCGACGTCGAGGGTCTCTACGAGGACTGGCCGCACAGCGACGAGGTCATCAGCAGGCTCACCGCGAGCGAGCTGGAGCGGCTGCTGCCCGAGCTCGCCAGCGGCATGGTCCCCAAGATGGAGGGCTGCCTGCACGCGGTGCGCAACGGCGTCACCACCGCCCGCGTCATAGACGGACGGGTCCAGCACTCGATCCTGCTGGAGATCTTCACCGACGAGGGCATCGGCACCATGGTCGTGCCGGACGGTCACGACGAAGTAGAGAGGAAGGGCGACCAGTGA
- a CDS encoding acetylornithine transaminase: MDNYGTPRVPLVRGAGSTVWDADGRPYLDLVGGIAVNALGHAHPAVVRAVSEQIATLGHVSNLFTAEPTVALAERLLALDGRPGRVYFGNSGAEAVEAALKIGRRTGRTHMVATAGGFHGRTMGALALTGQPAKQAPFLPLPGEVTHVPYGDADALRAAVTTDTALVVLEPVQGENGVVVPPAGYLAAAREITRATGTLLVLDEIQTGIGRTGHWFAHRAQGVEADVVTLAKGLGGGLPIGATLAFGPAADLLTPGQHGSTFGGNPVACAAALAVLDTLEAEGILGHVGRVGALLRDGIEALGHPAVDHVRGAGLLLGIVLSEPLAPKAQYAAQEAGFLVNAVAPDVVRLAPPLIITEDEVETFLRALPGVLDAATAGEGA; the protein is encoded by the coding sequence ATGGACAACTACGGCACCCCGCGGGTGCCGCTCGTCCGGGGCGCCGGCAGCACCGTCTGGGACGCCGACGGCCGCCCCTACCTCGACCTCGTCGGCGGCATCGCCGTCAACGCCCTCGGCCACGCGCACCCCGCGGTCGTCCGGGCGGTCTCGGAGCAGATCGCCACGCTCGGCCACGTCTCCAACCTCTTCACCGCCGAGCCGACGGTCGCCCTCGCCGAGCGCCTCCTCGCCCTCGACGGCCGCCCCGGCCGCGTCTACTTCGGCAACTCCGGGGCGGAGGCGGTCGAGGCCGCCCTCAAGATCGGGCGGCGGACCGGGCGCACACACATGGTCGCCACGGCCGGCGGCTTCCACGGCCGCACCATGGGCGCCCTCGCCCTCACCGGCCAGCCCGCCAAGCAGGCGCCTTTCCTGCCCCTGCCCGGCGAGGTCACCCACGTCCCCTACGGTGACGCCGACGCGCTCCGCGCCGCCGTCACCACCGACACCGCGCTCGTCGTCCTGGAGCCCGTGCAGGGCGAGAACGGCGTGGTCGTACCGCCGGCCGGCTATCTCGCCGCCGCCCGGGAGATCACCCGGGCCACCGGCACCCTCCTCGTCCTGGACGAGATCCAGACAGGTATCGGCCGCACCGGCCACTGGTTCGCGCACCGGGCGCAGGGCGTCGAGGCCGACGTCGTCACCCTCGCCAAGGGCCTCGGCGGCGGCCTGCCGATCGGCGCGACGCTGGCCTTCGGGCCCGCCGCCGACCTGCTGACACCCGGTCAGCACGGCTCGACCTTCGGCGGCAATCCCGTTGCCTGCGCGGCCGCCCTGGCCGTCCTCGACACCCTGGAGGCCGAGGGGATCCTCGGGCACGTCGGGCGCGTGGGCGCGCTGCTGCGTGACGGGATCGAGGCGCTCGGCCACCCCGCGGTCGACCACGTCCGTGGCGCGGGCCTGCTGCTGGGTATTGTCCTTTCCGAGCCCCTCGCACCGAAAGCGCAGTACGCGGCACAGGAGGCGGGGTTCCTGGTGAACGCGGTCGCACCCGACGTGGTGCGGCTGGCCCCTCCGCTGATCATCACCGAAGATGAGGTGGAAACGTTCCTCCGGGCGCTGCCCGGCGTCCTGGACGCCGCGACCGCCGGCGAGGGGGCGTAG
- a CDS encoding arginine repressor, with amino-acid sequence MTEAQESEPFHGGQAVPQTRTARHRRIVDILGRQPVRSQSQLAKLLADDGLSVTQATLSRDLDELGAVKIRNTNGELIYAVPSEGGDRTPRAPLGESATEARMGRLAGELLISAEASANLVVLRTPPGAAQFFASAIDQAGVHEIIGTIAGDDTVMLISRDPKGGQALADHLLRLAQKER; translated from the coding sequence ATGACCGAGGCGCAGGAGTCCGAGCCGTTCCACGGCGGACAGGCCGTACCGCAGACCCGCACCGCCCGCCACCGCAGGATCGTGGACATCCTCGGCCGGCAACCGGTGCGGTCGCAGAGCCAGCTCGCCAAGCTGCTCGCCGACGACGGACTCTCCGTCACCCAGGCCACGCTCTCCCGGGACCTCGACGAGCTGGGCGCGGTCAAGATCCGCAACACCAACGGCGAGCTGATCTACGCGGTGCCCTCCGAGGGCGGCGACCGCACCCCCCGGGCCCCGCTGGGGGAGTCGGCGACCGAGGCCCGGATGGGCAGGCTGGCGGGCGAGCTGCTGATCTCGGCGGAGGCGTCCGCGAACCTCGTGGTGCTGCGCACCCCGCCGGGCGCCGCCCAGTTCTTCGCCTCGGCCATCGACCAGGCCGGCGTCCACGAGATCATCGGCACCATCGCCGGCGACGACACCGTGATGCTCATCAGCCGCGACCCCAAGGGCGGCCAGGCCCTCGCCGACCACCTGCTCAGGCTGGCGCAGAAGGAGCGCTGA